The Halopseudomonas sabulinigri genome window below encodes:
- the amn gene encoding AMP nucleosidase, protein MNPCPDDFVVVTSPEDAVDRLAALHQQATSALRHALKEYLQTRQHPEASRCAYRYPELRLTYHCQGEVPSTVRAYAKVQVPGTYSVTVTQPAAFRRYLLDQLRPLMSDFTVTVEVGSSQANIPYPYVVEQGDELGASGVTAAELARVFPSTDLSAANDGTADGLYDWENIDPLPLALFDAARTDFSLRRLVHYTGSDWRHVQPWILLTNYHRYVDQFIRHGLDMLLGDTRFQRMVLPGNVVIERGMAEGEMQAIIETVVWHRYQMPAYHLQAENPAEGITLVNIGVGPSNAKNITDHLAVLRPHCWLMIGHCGGLRQSQTIGDYVLAHAYMRRDGILDRVLPPNIPLPALAEVQLALQQAAAEVTGEQGDDLKRRLRTGTVLTYDDRNWELRWAQERPLINMARAIAVDMESGTIAAQGYRLRVPYGTLLCVSDKPLHSEIKLPGAAGAFYERAVTQHLHIGIHALELLRSQLDSLHSRKLRSFDEPPFR, encoded by the coding sequence ATGAACCCATGCCCTGACGACTTTGTTGTCGTGACCAGCCCCGAAGACGCGGTAGACCGGCTCGCCGCGTTGCATCAGCAAGCGACCAGTGCCTTGCGTCATGCGCTCAAGGAATACCTGCAAACACGTCAGCATCCGGAGGCCAGTCGCTGTGCCTATCGCTATCCCGAACTAAGGCTGACGTATCACTGTCAAGGTGAAGTACCCAGCACTGTGCGTGCCTACGCCAAGGTTCAGGTGCCCGGCACCTACAGCGTTACCGTCACCCAGCCAGCGGCCTTTCGGCGCTATCTGCTGGATCAGTTGCGGCCCTTGATGAGCGACTTCACGGTGACGGTCGAGGTGGGCTCAAGCCAGGCGAATATTCCCTATCCCTACGTGGTTGAGCAGGGTGACGAGCTGGGCGCCTCAGGGGTAACCGCCGCTGAACTGGCGCGGGTGTTCCCGAGCACCGATTTGTCTGCCGCCAACGATGGCACGGCCGACGGTCTGTACGACTGGGAGAATATCGACCCGTTGCCGCTGGCGCTGTTCGACGCCGCGCGTACCGACTTCTCGCTGCGCCGCCTGGTGCACTACACCGGCAGCGATTGGCGCCACGTGCAGCCGTGGATTCTGCTGACCAATTACCACCGCTACGTGGATCAATTTATCCGCCACGGGCTGGATATGCTGCTCGGCGACACGCGCTTCCAGCGCATGGTGTTGCCGGGCAACGTGGTGATCGAGCGCGGCATGGCCGAGGGCGAGATGCAGGCGATCATCGAAACGGTGGTGTGGCACCGCTATCAGATGCCGGCCTATCACCTGCAGGCGGAAAATCCGGCGGAGGGTATTACCCTGGTGAATATCGGCGTGGGCCCATCCAACGCCAAGAACATCACTGATCATCTCGCTGTGCTACGTCCGCACTGCTGGCTGATGATCGGCCACTGCGGCGGGCTGCGGCAGTCGCAGACCATTGGCGACTATGTGCTGGCGCACGCCTACATGCGCCGTGACGGGATTCTCGACCGGGTACTGCCGCCGAATATCCCGCTGCCAGCTCTGGCTGAGGTGCAGCTGGCGCTGCAGCAGGCCGCCGCCGAGGTGACCGGTGAGCAGGGTGATGACCTCAAACGACGGCTGCGCACCGGTACGGTACTGACCTACGACGACCGCAACTGGGAGCTGCGCTGGGCGCAGGAGAGGCCGCTGATTAACATGGCACGCGCCATTGCCGTGGACATGGAGAGCGGCACCATAGCGGCTCAGGGCTATCGCTTGCGGGTACCCTACGGCACCCTGTTGTGCGTATCCGATAAGCCGCTGCACAGTGAAATCAAGCTGCCGGGGGCCGCCGGGGCCTTTTATGAGCGCGCCGTCACCCAGCATTTGCACATCGGCATCCACGCGCTGGAATTGCTGCGTAGCCAGCTCGATTCGCTGCATTCGCGCAAGCTGCGCAGCTTTGATGAGCCGCCGTTCCGCTAA
- a CDS encoding helix-turn-helix transcriptional regulator, with protein MGAKQELVRSGDLSRRIGAPVRVSESGAAHDSLFKGRLSWQRLRSGLSLHCSDCIELHDFSTQVEVAPRLSFVLFMAGHSAVCYDDRSLSIAASPKRPEGIAVALTEPATFTRQAQRGTHIRKLSVCLTPEWFESGGFDSHDSLRALVDPQSQHLAMRRWVPTARLLALVELTLNQATENSLLQHLQQESRALELAHGVIAQLTGQAASPPKTQRPHEQKLVQRALELLHSGEADGWSLEQIAAAAGASASTLQRQFQAARGVSVFAYQRQHKLQLARTALLGGGVSIVEAAWLAGYSSAANFATAFRRQFGVSPQAVQKYF; from the coding sequence CGGGTGATTTGTCGCGCCGCATCGGTGCACCGGTGCGGGTAAGCGAAAGCGGCGCTGCGCACGACTCCCTGTTCAAGGGCCGGCTGAGTTGGCAGCGGCTGCGCTCGGGGCTATCGCTACACTGCTCCGACTGTATTGAGCTGCACGACTTTTCCACCCAGGTGGAAGTCGCTCCGCGGCTCAGTTTTGTGCTCTTCATGGCCGGCCATAGCGCTGTGTGCTACGACGATCGCTCACTGAGCATCGCGGCCAGTCCCAAGCGTCCCGAGGGTATTGCCGTCGCATTGACCGAGCCGGCAACTTTCACCCGCCAGGCCCAGCGTGGCACGCATATCCGCAAGCTGTCGGTTTGCCTGACACCGGAGTGGTTTGAAAGTGGCGGCTTTGATTCGCATGACAGCTTGCGCGCACTGGTCGACCCGCAGAGTCAGCACCTGGCGATGCGCCGTTGGGTACCTACGGCGCGGTTGCTCGCGCTGGTCGAGTTGACGCTTAACCAGGCGACGGAAAACAGCCTGCTGCAACATCTGCAACAGGAGTCTCGGGCGTTGGAGCTGGCCCACGGGGTGATCGCGCAACTCACCGGCCAGGCCGCCAGCCCGCCCAAAACGCAGCGTCCACACGAACAGAAGCTGGTTCAGCGTGCGCTGGAGTTATTGCACAGTGGCGAGGCTGATGGCTGGTCGCTGGAGCAGATCGCGGCGGCGGCGGGCGCTAGTGCCAGCACCCTGCAACGCCAGTTTCAGGCGGCTCGTGGGGTATCGGTGTTTGCTTATCAGCGACAGCACAAACTGCAACTGGCACGTACTGCGCTGCTGGGTGGCGGTGTCAGTATCGTTGAGGCGGCCTGGCTCGCGGGCTACTCGAGTGCCGCCAATTTTGCCACTGCCTTTCGCCGTCAGTTCGGGGTCAGTCCGCAGGCAGTACAGAAATACTTTTGA
- a CDS encoding xanthine dehydrogenase family protein molybdopterin-binding subunit, translating into MDKSKGALSRRGFLKGSSLAMGGLVLSTWLPGFAPRGVAAEATAAGRLGDKSPRAYGAYVRVGHDGLVTVISPKIEMGQGAHTGIAMMVAEELEVPLSAVTIEDAPPDSELYADSLMQFQATGGSTSTRHSWQPLREAGATARLLLIQAAAARWGVDAAQCHAKNGEVFGPAEQKLGYGELVDAASELPLPTDIALKTPEQFTLLGTPAQRIDTPNKVNGKAQFTIDLSVPDMLIASTLTCPVFGGTLRSVDASAVNKVPGVRDVIKLDNAVAVTASNYWACQQGLKALKVEWDLGENASINSAQLDDALQQASSRDGVVAHNAGDIGKALEEAASRFEAVYEQAFLSHSPLEPMTCVAHVRPDACELWVGTQVPVFAQQTAAKISGLPADKIIIHNQLIGGAFGRRLDYDFITQAVDVARHVSYPIKLIWSREEDMTHDMYRPQYADRLTAALDADGKPTGWQHRIAGASVLGRYMGSLPENGVDGDAVEVAIDPIYALPNLLVNYVREEPKVVPVSWWRGVGPLRSTYALECFIDELALNAGADPVDYRLGLMAEHPRAQAVLRLAAEKAGWGNSLPDGQGRGVAVSAVFGSYVATVVEMEMRGDKAIRIKRLVCAIDCGLVTNPTSVQAQMEGGTLFGLSASLFNEILIEQGVVQQTNFHNYRQLRITDAPGVEVHIVPSLEAPGGVGETGTALIGPALVNALHAASGTRLRRLPLSRAGYYPA; encoded by the coding sequence ATGGACAAGTCGAAAGGTGCGCTCTCGCGGCGCGGTTTTCTTAAGGGGTCCAGCCTCGCCATGGGCGGGCTGGTACTCAGCACCTGGTTGCCGGGTTTCGCACCGCGTGGCGTGGCCGCGGAGGCCACGGCTGCTGGCCGTTTGGGCGACAAGTCGCCGCGGGCGTACGGAGCCTACGTGCGGGTCGGTCATGACGGTTTGGTAACGGTGATTTCGCCAAAAATCGAGATGGGCCAGGGCGCGCATACCGGCATTGCGATGATGGTGGCCGAGGAGCTGGAAGTGCCGCTGTCTGCTGTGACCATTGAGGATGCACCGCCAGACAGCGAGTTGTATGCCGACTCATTAATGCAGTTTCAAGCCACCGGCGGCTCGACTTCGACGCGGCATAGCTGGCAGCCGCTACGCGAAGCGGGCGCCACCGCAAGGCTGCTGCTGATTCAGGCCGCTGCGGCGCGTTGGGGGGTGGATGCCGCGCAATGCCATGCGAAGAATGGTGAGGTGTTTGGCCCGGCTGAGCAGAAGCTGGGTTACGGCGAACTGGTTGACGCCGCCAGCGAATTGCCGCTGCCAACTGACATAGCGCTGAAAACGCCGGAGCAGTTCACCCTGCTTGGCACACCAGCACAGCGTATTGATACGCCGAACAAGGTTAATGGCAAGGCGCAGTTCACTATCGACCTTAGCGTGCCGGACATGCTGATTGCCTCCACCCTGACCTGCCCGGTCTTCGGTGGCACGCTGCGCAGCGTGGATGCCTCGGCGGTCAATAAAGTGCCGGGCGTGCGGGACGTGATCAAGCTCGACAACGCCGTGGCAGTAACAGCCAGTAATTACTGGGCTTGCCAGCAGGGTCTCAAGGCGCTGAAGGTCGAGTGGGATCTGGGCGAGAACGCCAGCATCAACTCGGCGCAATTGGATGACGCACTGCAACAGGCCAGCTCGCGCGATGGTGTAGTGGCGCACAACGCGGGCGATATCGGCAAGGCGCTGGAAGAGGCTGCCAGTCGCTTTGAAGCGGTTTATGAGCAGGCTTTTCTGTCGCATTCGCCGTTGGAGCCGATGACCTGCGTGGCGCATGTGCGCCCGGATGCCTGCGAGCTGTGGGTCGGCACCCAGGTGCCGGTCTTTGCCCAGCAAACTGCCGCGAAAATCAGCGGCCTGCCGGCGGACAAGATCATTATTCACAATCAGCTGATTGGCGGTGCCTTTGGCCGTCGGCTGGACTACGACTTCATTACTCAGGCGGTCGATGTGGCGCGGCATGTGAGTTACCCGATCAAGCTGATCTGGAGCCGTGAAGAAGACATGACCCACGATATGTACCGCCCGCAATATGCCGATCGCCTGACCGCAGCGCTGGATGCCGACGGCAAGCCGACCGGCTGGCAGCACCGCATCGCTGGCGCTTCGGTACTGGGCCGTTACATGGGTAGCCTGCCGGAGAACGGCGTTGATGGCGACGCCGTTGAGGTGGCTATCGACCCGATCTATGCCTTGCCGAATCTGCTGGTGAACTACGTGCGCGAGGAGCCCAAGGTGGTTCCGGTTTCCTGGTGGCGTGGGGTAGGGCCGCTGCGCAGCACCTATGCGCTGGAGTGCTTTATTGACGAGCTGGCGCTGAATGCTGGCGCCGACCCGGTGGACTATCGGCTTGGCCTGATGGCAGAGCATCCGCGCGCGCAAGCGGTACTGCGGCTGGCGGCAGAGAAGGCCGGCTGGGGCAACAGCTTACCGGATGGGCAGGGCCGTGGCGTCGCGGTCAGTGCGGTATTCGGCAGCTATGTCGCGACCGTGGTGGAAATGGAAATGCGTGGCGACAAGGCAATCCGCATCAAGCGGCTGGTCTGTGCCATCGACTGCGGCCTGGTGACCAACCCAACGTCGGTGCAGGCGCAGATGGAAGGCGGCACGCTGTTTGGTCTCTCGGCCTCGCTGTTCAACGAGATTCTGATTGAGCAGGGCGTGGTGCAGCAGACCAACTTCCACAACTACCGTCAGCTGCGCATCACCGATGCGCCCGGTGTTGAGGTGCACATAGTGCCCAGTCTGGAGGCGCCGGGCGGTGTCGGTGAGACGGGTACGGCCTTGATTGGCCCTGCTTTGGTCAATGCGCTGCATGCTGCATCCGGGACGCGTTTGCGTCGTCTGCCACTGAGCCGTGCCGGCTACTACCCGGCTTAA
- a CDS encoding HAD family hydrolase: protein MRFKQLGFIAALSLSALAGPGMAQTADPLPSWNDGANKTAIISFVEKVTKEGGSGYVAPPERIATFDNDGTLWAEQPLYFQLIFALDQIREQAPNHPEWKTEEPYKSVLAGDTKAIMASGKEGLMKIMAASHAGMTADEFAASVRKWLSSSKHPTVERPYNEVVYQPMLELLDYLRANDFKTFIVSGGGIDFMRVFAEETYGIPPEQVVGSTLDAKFEMRDGVPTIVKTGDLMLNDDKAGKPVGIYRHIGRRPIFAGGNSDGDLQMLQYTTIAHDAEDTTPRFGLIVHHTDAEREWAYDKDSHIGKLDQALVEAKERNWTVVDMKADWNAVYPQ from the coding sequence ATGCGATTCAAACAGCTGGGCTTTATTGCCGCCCTGTCTCTGAGTGCTTTGGCCGGGCCAGGCATGGCGCAGACTGCAGACCCATTGCCATCCTGGAATGACGGCGCGAATAAAACCGCCATCATCAGCTTTGTAGAGAAAGTCACCAAGGAGGGAGGCAGTGGCTATGTCGCACCGCCAGAGCGCATCGCTACTTTCGACAATGACGGCACCCTGTGGGCAGAGCAGCCGCTCTACTTCCAATTGATCTTTGCCCTTGATCAGATACGCGAGCAAGCCCCGAACCACCCGGAGTGGAAAACCGAGGAGCCCTACAAAAGTGTGTTGGCCGGTGACACCAAAGCAATCATGGCCTCGGGCAAGGAGGGTTTGATGAAGATCATGGCCGCCTCGCACGCCGGCATGACGGCCGACGAGTTTGCCGCGTCTGTACGCAAATGGTTAAGCAGCAGCAAGCATCCCACCGTAGAGCGCCCCTACAATGAAGTGGTGTATCAGCCGATGCTGGAGCTGCTCGATTACCTGCGCGCCAACGATTTCAAGACCTTTATCGTTTCCGGTGGCGGGATCGATTTCATGCGGGTATTTGCCGAAGAAACCTACGGTATTCCACCCGAGCAGGTGGTAGGGTCCACCCTGGATGCCAAGTTCGAGATGCGTGACGGCGTACCGACAATCGTCAAGACGGGTGATCTGATGCTGAACGATGACAAGGCCGGCAAGCCGGTCGGCATCTACCGTCACATCGGCCGTCGCCCGATCTTCGCGGGCGGTAATTCGGATGGCGATCTGCAGATGCTGCAGTACACCACCATTGCCCACGATGCCGAGGACACCACGCCACGTTTTGGCCTGATCGTGCATCACACCGATGCTGAACGTGAGTGGGCGTACGACAAGGACTCGCATATCGGCAAGCTGGATCAAGCGTTGGTAGAAGCCAAGGAGCGCAACTGGACCGTGGTAGATATGAAGGCGGACTGGAATGCGGTTTATCCGCAGTAA
- a CDS encoding (2Fe-2S)-binding protein, translating into MNLLSVNGEQHQLDVPDDMPLLWVLRDVLELTGTKYGCGIAQCGACTVHLDGQAVRSCVLPVSAAAGKTVTTIEAIAENAVGAKVQQAWLEHEVVQCGYCQSGQIMSATALLQHKSSPSDAEIDAGMAGNICRCGTYTRIRAAIKDIGQA; encoded by the coding sequence ATGAACCTGCTGTCTGTTAATGGTGAACAACACCAACTCGATGTTCCGGACGATATGCCCCTGCTCTGGGTGTTGCGTGATGTGCTGGAGCTGACCGGAACCAAATATGGTTGTGGCATCGCGCAATGCGGTGCCTGCACGGTGCACCTTGATGGCCAGGCGGTGCGCTCTTGCGTGTTGCCGGTCAGCGCGGCTGCCGGCAAGACGGTGACCACCATCGAGGCGATTGCCGAGAACGCCGTGGGCGCCAAGGTGCAGCAGGCCTGGCTTGAGCACGAGGTGGTGCAGTGCGGTTATTGCCAGTCGGGGCAGATCATGTCGGCTACGGCGCTGCTGCAACACAAATCCTCCCCCAGTGACGCCGAAATTGATGCCGGCATGGCGGGCAACATCTGCCGCTGCGGTACTTACACGCGCATTCGTGCAGCGATCAAAGACATCGGCCAGGCCTGA